The Ziziphus jujuba cultivar Dongzao chromosome 7, ASM3175591v1 genome includes a region encoding these proteins:
- the LOC132799134 gene encoding uncharacterized protein LOC132799134, with protein MRLQSIDSDINKDELKTFSKWISIIGDETIDSSNDGHAMIDIPDDLLIKDIGNSVASIVNSTSDLDIDLIGDLYTPKFLNAIKCSGVPNHQLKLKISIPIMLLRNVDHSSGLCNGTRLVITRLGNHVLEGKLVLGSNVGFKVLISRITLTPWDPRLHFQFQRRQYHLVVSYAMTINKSQDQFLSHVRLYLKQPIFNHGQLYVAVSKVTNRKGLKILIYNKDGEPTNSTTNVVLKEVFQNLD; from the exons ATGAGACTTCAAAGTATTGACTCGGACATTAATAAGGATGAATTGAAGACTTTTTCAAAATGGATATCAATTATTGGAGATGAAACAATTGACAGTTCGAATGATGGGCATGCAATGATTGATATACCTGATGATCTTTTGATAAAAGATATAGGAAATTCAGTTGCATCTATTGTAAATAGCAC ATCTGATTTGGACATTGATCTTATAGGAGATCTTTATACACCTAAATTTTTGAATGCCATAAAATGCTCTGGGGTGCCTAATCATCAGTTGAAATTGAAGATCAGTATCCCCATTATGCTATTAAGAAATGTTGACCATTCCTCGGGGTTGTGCAATGGGACTAGATTGGTCATTACAAGGCTTGGCAATCATGTTCTTGAAGGAAAACTTGTTTTAGGAAGCAATGTTGGGTTTAAAGTTCTTATTTCAAGAATTACTTTAACTCCATGGGACCCAAGATTACATTTTCAGTttcaaagaagacaatatcatTTGGTTGTATCATATGCTATGACTATTAATAAGAGCCAAGATCAATTTCTTTCGCATGTCAGACTTTATCTTAAACAACCAATTTTCAATCATGGACAATTATATGTTGCAGTTTCCAAAGTTACAAATAGGAAAGGATTgaagatattaatttataataaagatGGAGAGCCTACCAATTCAACCACTAATGTGGTCTTAaaagaagtttttcaaaatttggattaa